One genomic region from Leptospira tipperaryensis encodes:
- a CDS encoding LIC13410 family lipoprotein, whose protein sequence is MKQIFSALMILACLSVLSFCKSEDKKQPPKQEYQPNSDIRTFEVGMIKEGDKRLKAEAVLGTPSVELNTQDGAVLEWYLVSTEYQKNSYKTLAEKPASITDDTKFIKLTIDKKGVIKKMEYKL, encoded by the coding sequence ATGAAACAAATATTTTCAGCGCTTATGATTTTAGCATGTCTCTCCGTTCTTTCGTTTTGTAAATCGGAGGATAAGAAACAACCTCCTAAACAGGAATATCAGCCAAATTCGGATATCAGAACTTTCGAAGTCGGAATGATCAAGGAAGGAGATAAACGTTTGAAAGCGGAGGCGGTCTTGGGAACTCCATCAGTGGAATTGAATACACAAGACGGGGCCGTTTTAGAGTGGTATCTTGTTTCTACGGAATATCAAAAAAATTCTTATAAAACATTGGCGGAGAAACCGGCGAGTATCACTGACGATACAAAATTCATCAAGCTGACGATCGATAAAAAGGGCGTCATCAAAAAGATGGAATACAAACTCTAA
- a CDS encoding NAD-dependent epimerase/dehydratase family protein, producing the protein MKERGDTIQTILLTGGSGSLGLVLLPRLLEKYRVVCLGRNLSSFPNSIRFNPNFVFYEFDLEGSKELSLKEEPEFIVHLAGKVSGEGSSYEDYKRGNELATQKILNFASKRKKTGILFSSSTSVYGFSDSPVAETSALHGKTFYAISKIECETLIQKSKNKYVILRIASVYGPTNKSFLNKLFRIFQYGILLCSGNSNFKKSMVYSSDVVDVIFLVLEKWKKASGKIYNVAHPKPFSFSELENLFRKIFPGKFYVRFRFKGIVLLLFHILNAAYSKFTKRKINLEYIQESSIVDSSRIQKDLGFEFKISFEEGVREISQRKLKD; encoded by the coding sequence ATGAAAGAAAGGGGAGATACGATTCAAACGATTCTTCTAACCGGTGGAAGCGGATCATTGGGTCTTGTCCTTTTGCCGAGGTTATTGGAAAAATACAGAGTCGTCTGTTTAGGGCGAAATTTATCTTCTTTCCCAAACTCGATCCGCTTTAATCCTAACTTTGTATTTTACGAATTTGATCTCGAAGGATCGAAAGAACTTAGTCTCAAGGAAGAGCCGGAATTTATAGTTCATCTCGCTGGAAAGGTCAGCGGCGAAGGATCGAGTTACGAAGATTACAAAAGAGGAAACGAATTAGCGACACAAAAGATTCTTAACTTCGCATCTAAACGCAAAAAGACCGGAATACTTTTTTCCAGTTCTACTTCAGTTTACGGATTTTCCGACTCACCCGTTGCAGAAACTTCTGCCTTGCATGGAAAGACCTTCTACGCTATTTCCAAAATCGAGTGTGAAACACTCATACAAAAATCAAAAAACAAATACGTCATCCTGCGGATCGCTTCCGTCTACGGTCCGACAAACAAAAGTTTTCTAAATAAGTTGTTCCGAATTTTCCAATACGGAATCTTGCTTTGCTCGGGAAATTCGAATTTTAAAAAATCGATGGTCTATTCTTCCGATGTAGTCGATGTAATCTTCCTCGTTTTAGAAAAATGGAAAAAAGCATCTGGAAAAATTTACAACGTGGCTCATCCAAAACCTTTTTCCTTTTCGGAACTTGAAAATTTATTTCGAAAAATCTTTCCGGGAAAATTCTATGTCCGGTTTCGATTTAAGGGAATCGTTCTATTACTCTTCCACATTCTCAACGCGGCTTATTCTAAATTTACCAAGCGAAAGATAAACTTAGAATATATACAAGAGTCGTCTATCGTGGATTCTTCCCGAATTCAAAAAGATCTTGGGTTTGAATTTAAAATTTCGTTCGAAGAGGGAGTTCGCGAAATCTCCCAAAGAAAATTGAAAGATTAA
- a CDS encoding MarR family winged helix-turn-helix transcriptional regulator, with amino-acid sequence MIAKELFLENQICFPLYACSRAVTSLYRPILEELGLTYPQYLVLLILWKEDGCNVKEIGKKLYLDSGTLTPLLKRLEESELVHRKRSSEDERSVQIFLSSKGKKLKEKAVCVPDKLLENLDVDKRNLTDLKNDLEHLLKILSEKADS; translated from the coding sequence ATGATCGCTAAAGAACTCTTTTTAGAAAATCAAATTTGTTTTCCGTTGTATGCTTGTTCCAGGGCAGTTACTTCGTTGTATCGACCGATCCTAGAAGAACTGGGTCTTACGTATCCTCAGTATTTGGTACTTTTGATTCTTTGGAAAGAAGACGGATGCAACGTAAAGGAGATCGGAAAAAAATTATACTTAGATTCCGGAACCTTAACCCCACTTCTAAAACGTTTGGAAGAATCCGAATTGGTTCATAGAAAGAGATCATCGGAAGACGAACGTTCCGTTCAGATTTTTCTTTCTTCGAAAGGAAAAAAACTAAAAGAAAAAGCAGTCTGTGTTCCGGACAAGCTTCTTGAAAACTTAGACGTTGATAAAAGGAATTTAACGGATCTTAAGAATGATCTTGAGCATTTGTTAAAAATTCTTTCTGAAAAAGCGGATTCTTAA
- a CDS encoding glutathione peroxidase, protein MSQKLYDLTATLNSGKEQKLEDYKGKVLLIVNTASECAFTPQYAALQDLYKKYNSEGLEVLGFPCDQFKHQEPGSDEAIKSFCQRNYGVEFPIFKKIDVNGDNAHPVFRFLRNEASGFFGNSIKWNFTKFLVDKNGKVIKRYAPITTPEKIEKEIQDLLKK, encoded by the coding sequence ATGAGCCAGAAATTGTATGACCTGACAGCTACTTTGAATAGCGGCAAAGAACAGAAATTAGAAGATTACAAAGGAAAAGTCCTCTTAATCGTAAATACAGCCAGCGAATGCGCGTTTACTCCTCAGTATGCTGCGCTTCAAGACCTTTATAAGAAATATAACTCCGAAGGATTGGAAGTTTTAGGATTTCCATGCGACCAATTCAAACACCAAGAACCCGGTTCGGATGAGGCGATCAAAAGTTTCTGTCAAAGAAATTACGGAGTGGAATTTCCGATTTTCAAAAAGATCGACGTGAACGGCGACAACGCTCATCCTGTCTTTCGTTTTCTTAGAAACGAAGCTTCCGGTTTTTTTGGGAATTCGATCAAATGGAATTTTACGAAATTTTTGGTCGATAAAAATGGAAAGGTGATCAAACGTTATGCGCCGATTACTACGCCTGAAAAAATCGAAAAAGAAATCCAAGACCTTCTAAAAAAATAA
- a CDS encoding type 1 glutamine amidotransferase domain-containing protein: MSSKHKILIPLPSEDFDPSEAAIPWKVLKENDFEVVFATPDGKPAKADFRMLTGKGLGIWKLILIAHKNARAAYQEMSKDSNFLNPISYKDLKPENFSGVILPGGHAPGMKEYLESKILQNFVGAFFATGKPLGAICHGVVLAARSKLPGTDQSILFGKKTTALLKSQEMAAWNLTRLWLGDYYRTYSQSVEDEVKANLKDPKDFHFGPKPIFRDNHKKIKRGHSLTDGNYVSSRWPGDAHSFVNSFMKLF; this comes from the coding sequence ATGAGTTCTAAGCACAAAATTCTGATTCCGCTCCCTTCGGAAGACTTCGATCCTTCGGAAGCCGCCATTCCTTGGAAAGTTCTTAAAGAGAATGATTTCGAAGTGGTTTTCGCGACTCCGGACGGAAAACCGGCCAAAGCTGACTTTAGAATGCTGACAGGCAAAGGACTCGGAATCTGGAAACTCATTCTGATCGCTCATAAGAACGCAAGAGCAGCGTATCAGGAAATGTCAAAAGATTCTAATTTTTTAAATCCTATTTCATACAAAGATCTGAAACCCGAAAATTTTTCCGGCGTGATTCTTCCCGGAGGCCACGCGCCTGGAATGAAGGAATATTTAGAATCAAAGATTCTCCAGAACTTTGTAGGTGCTTTTTTTGCTACGGGGAAACCACTCGGCGCAATTTGTCACGGCGTTGTGTTGGCAGCGAGAAGCAAACTTCCTGGAACCGATCAGTCGATTCTTTTCGGTAAAAAAACAACGGCGCTTTTGAAGTCTCAAGAAATGGCTGCTTGGAATCTCACTCGACTGTGGTTGGGCGATTATTATAGAACCTATTCTCAATCCGTGGAAGACGAAGTGAAAGCAAACTTAAAAGATCCAAAGGATTTTCACTTCGGACCAAAGCCGATTTTCAGAGACAATCATAAGAAAATCAAAAGAGGTCATTCTCTTACGGATGGAAACTATGTTTCTTCTCGATGGCCCGGCGACGCTCATTCTTTTGTAAATTCTTTCATGAAGTTATTTTAA
- a CDS encoding monovalent cation:proton antiporter-2 (CPA2) family protein, whose protein sequence is MQDHSLLITLIVFLSAAVISVPLFKKMGLGSVVGYLIGGTIIGPWGIGLITDVESILHLSEFGVILLLFLIGLELKPQRLWVLRRPVFGLGGLQVILTSLIFFGVLSLLGLTNAQAIVISISISLSSTAFALQVLGEKNELNTAHGRSAFAILLFQDLAVIPVMAILPFLGEPTGEAGNQNGLMPILIAIGTILGVILAGRFLARPLFRLVASSGNHEIFTALSLLIVVGLSLLMDQVGLSMALGSFLGGVILADSEYRHELESNLEPFKGLLLGLFFLAVGMSINLGEVLKDPILVILFALGLMSIKALVLYFLGRVTKQTEETSLNLAVTISQGGEFAFVILGVGVSLSILPRERADLVIAVVTLSMGLTPILGLVKDKVVDLFFKKSEEQEDDNIEEQNRVIIAGFGRFGQIIARMLFVHRIGFTALEHNPDQVNVARKFGYKIYYGDASKLSLLRSAGAEQADLFILAVQDIDISVKIAETVKKHFPNLTIIARARNREHVFKLLELGVKIIRRDTFASALELAGETLSHLGFMDSEVEQKVRKFRAHDELTLKGQYQVRHNEKEFIQFSKNSIRQLEAAFEADRLEKEGRTGS, encoded by the coding sequence ATGCAAGATCATAGCTTACTGATAACCCTCATCGTTTTTCTTTCGGCGGCCGTCATCTCGGTTCCTCTTTTTAAAAAAATGGGATTGGGTTCGGTAGTCGGTTATCTCATCGGAGGAACGATTATCGGACCTTGGGGAATCGGACTTATCACAGATGTGGAAAGCATTTTACATCTTTCAGAATTCGGCGTGATTCTACTTTTATTTCTGATCGGTTTGGAATTAAAGCCGCAGAGACTCTGGGTATTGAGAAGACCGGTTTTCGGGTTAGGCGGTCTCCAAGTAATTCTTACTTCGTTGATCTTCTTTGGAGTGTTATCACTGCTTGGATTGACCAACGCGCAAGCGATCGTAATTAGTATTAGCATTTCCTTATCTTCTACCGCGTTCGCGCTTCAAGTATTAGGTGAAAAGAATGAACTAAATACAGCTCACGGTAGAAGCGCATTCGCGATTCTTCTTTTCCAAGATTTAGCGGTGATTCCAGTGATGGCGATCCTTCCTTTTTTAGGAGAACCTACGGGAGAGGCCGGGAACCAAAACGGGCTTATGCCCATTCTCATAGCGATTGGAACGATTCTCGGAGTTATCCTCGCCGGAAGATTTTTAGCGAGGCCGTTGTTTCGACTCGTAGCTTCCTCCGGAAATCACGAAATCTTTACTGCGCTTTCTTTGTTAATCGTAGTCGGTCTTTCTCTCTTGATGGATCAGGTCGGACTTTCCATGGCTCTCGGTTCCTTTTTAGGCGGAGTTATTCTCGCCGATTCGGAATACAGACACGAGTTAGAATCGAATCTAGAACCGTTTAAAGGTTTGCTCTTAGGTCTTTTCTTTTTGGCTGTTGGAATGTCGATTAATCTTGGAGAGGTCCTAAAAGATCCGATCCTTGTGATTCTTTTTGCGTTAGGCCTCATGTCGATCAAAGCGCTCGTCCTTTACTTTCTGGGAAGAGTTACCAAACAAACTGAGGAAACGTCTCTCAATCTCGCTGTTACGATTTCACAAGGCGGCGAATTTGCCTTTGTCATTTTAGGAGTCGGAGTTTCTCTTTCTATTTTGCCGAGAGAAAGAGCCGATCTCGTAATCGCCGTAGTAACTCTTTCTATGGGCCTGACTCCGATTCTTGGTCTCGTCAAAGACAAGGTTGTCGATTTATTTTTTAAAAAATCGGAAGAACAAGAAGATGATAATATTGAAGAACAAAATCGTGTAATCATCGCAGGCTTTGGAAGATTTGGACAAATCATCGCAAGGATGTTATTCGTACATAGAATCGGATTTACCGCTCTGGAACACAATCCGGACCAAGTCAATGTCGCAAGAAAATTCGGATATAAGATTTACTACGGCGACGCGAGTAAGCTGAGTCTTCTACGCTCTGCGGGTGCGGAACAAGCAGATCTTTTTATATTAGCAGTTCAAGATATAGATATTTCGGTAAAAATTGCAGAGACCGTAAAAAAACATTTCCCGAATCTCACGATCATCGCACGTGCTCGAAATAGAGAACACGTTTTTAAATTGTTGGAGCTCGGTGTAAAAATTATTCGCAGAGATACTTTCGCTTCCGCACTTGAATTGGCAGGCGAAACTTTGAGCCACCTGGGTTTTATGGATTCGGAAGTGGAACAAAAAGTTAGAAAGTTCCGCGCTCACGACGAGCTTACTCTCAAAGGACAATATCAAGTCCGACACAATGAAAAAGAGTTTATACAATTTTCTAAGAACTCGATTCGTCAGTTGGAGGCCGCTTTCGAGGCCGACCGTTTAGAAAAGGAAGGAAGAACTGGCAGCTGA